A segment of the bacterium genome:
GGCTATGTCGACGCCAATTTCCAGGGCGACCCGTCCTATGGCTGGTTCCTCCAGCTCTTCAACCGCCAGGATTTCGTGACCGGCATCTATGCCTCGGGCACCCAAATGCTCGACGACATTCGCCGCCAGCGCCAGGCGATCCTGACCGAAATGGCCGGCGCCGATCCCAAGACGGTGACCATGCTCAACTATAAGATGCAGGATTTGAGCAGCACCGAGCGCGAGATTACCGACAAAATGATGCGGGCCCAGCATTACCAGAACGAATTCGTCAATATGGTCAAGGGCATGATCGACAAGCAGCTCCAGACCACCGATTCCATCATCCGGAACATGCGAAACTAAGTTCTTGGCTTTTGCTGGCGGATTTCCTGTATTTTCGATAAATTACGGCCATGCAAGCCTCGGCTTGGCCGGGGCGCGCAGCAAATTCGAAGAATTTGCGGAGTACCATGGCAGAAAACGACAATCTCCCTCTTCCCATGTCTTCGGAGGAGCGGGCCGCCAGCAAGCTGCACGACCCCACCCCTCAACGGCGCAAGTACGTCATCGAGCTGCTCTATAAATTCATGACCAACCAGATTTCCTATGCCCAGATGGCGGGAATCTCGCAGCGCGACCTCTTCCTGCTATCCGAGGTCGGCCACGTCAAGCTGAAGCACGGCCGGGTCGATGAGGCCAAAAAGATCTTCGATTGCCTGGTCCATATCGACCACAAGAACCCCTTTTATCATGCCTGCCTGGGCAGCATTTACCAGAAGCAGGGGAAGTTCGTGGATTCGGTTTTCGAGTTTTCGGAGGCTCTCAAATACAAGAAGGACGACATCTCGGCCTTGGTCAACCGGGGCGAGATCTATTTGGTCCACAAGAATTTCAAAAAGGCCGCCGAGGATTTCCGGGCCGCGATCTTGCTCGACCCGCTCGGCAAGAACACTTTCGCCAACCGGGCCCGGTCCTTGGTCATCGCGATCAAGCGCAACCTCCAAGTCCAAAAGGCCCAGGCCGGCAAGCCGACCCTTGGTGCCGCTCCCGGCGCTCCGGCCGCACCCGGTCTGCCCGGCGCCAAGCCGCCGGGTGGAGCTCCCGGCGCCGCCCGCCCGGCCTTGC
Coding sequences within it:
- a CDS encoding tetratricopeptide repeat protein, encoding MAENDNLPLPMSSEERAASKLHDPTPQRRKYVIELLYKFMTNQISYAQMAGISQRDLFLLSEVGHVKLKHGRVDEAKKIFDCLVHIDHKNPFYHACLGSIYQKQGKFVDSVFEFSEALKYKKDDISALVNRGEIYLVHKNFKKAAEDFRAAILLDPLGKNTFANRARSLVIAIKRNLQVQKAQAGKPTLGAAPGAPAAPGLPGAKPPGGAPGAARPALPRGGKPLPRGR